Genomic DNA from Nymphalis io chromosome 5, ilAglIoxx1.1, whole genome shotgun sequence:
tttagcccagcagtgggacattcacaggctgttacggtttcacCACGACCATCACAAAACTGCAAGAATTACGACTGGAAGCTCCAATCCCTACAAACAAAAACAAGGACAAAAATGTCTCACACTTCGATTTATTAGATTTATgaacatttcattaaaaaaatgctataaaaacgTGACTTTTATATACCCAGTAAATATGACTTAATCTCTTAATGTAACagcgcatttaaaaaaaatgtaacaaattatgTTTACAGTAACGCAAGCCAACGTCaacaatgattaaaatataaattttaaataaatattttcttatctgACATGCACATATTACAAACATATCTTTTTCGAGATAAACTCAATATAGAAAGATAattggtataaaattaaatcaacaatgttttaaataagaagTTGCATTCAGAATATCTAAAGGAAATGTTCACtttaattgttttagttttggTGATAGCCATTTATTATTATGGAACTCGAAATCACGATTACTGGtcaaaaagaaatgtaaaatatgaTCGACCTTGGCCTATCTTCGGTAATTACTTCAATTATGTATTTGGCATCAAGAGTATCGCTGTTACTACAActgagttatataaaaaatatcccaATGAGAAAGTGGTGGGGAACTATTGTGGCAACACACCGGAGCTTATCATTCGTGATCCAGATATAGCAAGGGATATTTTAAATGTGGACTTTGCACATTTTTACCTGCGAGGATTGGGTAGAGATATCAAAAAGGAACCTCtgctacaaaatatttttagtgcTGACGGTGATTTGTGGAAGCTTGTGCGCCAAAGGttgacgccagcattcactacagcTAAATTGAAAGGTATGTTTCCTTTAATAGTGAAGTGTGCAGAAAAACTTCATGATTTAGGCGATGAAATTGTCGCAAAGGGTGGAGAGTGCGATGTACGAGATCTTATGGCGAGATTCTCTACTGAATTTATTGGCGCTTGCGGCTTGGGTATTGAAATGGATACAATGACCAATGAGAATTCTGTCTTTAGAAATATAGGAAGAGAACTTTTCAACAGATCGCTTCATGATCTTCTGCTCTTAGGTGCCTATGAAATCTTACCAGAAATAAGAAATAGTGTcgttatatttgataaaaaattagaaaagttCTTTGTTGACATGATCACAAAAGTTTTTAAACTCAGACACTATAAACCTTCGGGTAGGAACGATTTCGTTGACGTCGTATTAGACCTAGCAGCGAAGGGTAAGATAAAAGGAGAATCCATTGAACAGAGAAACCCAGACGGCACACCGAAGGAAGTTGAACTTGAAATGGATCAATTGTGCTTAATAGCtcaagtatttgtttttttcgcTGCCGGTTTCGAAACTTCATCTTCATCAACAAGTTACGTTTTACACGAACTAGCTTACAATACGGATTTACAACAAAGAATTCAGAATGAAATTGATCAAGTTCtaacaaaatatgataataaattgtgttacgATGCGGTAGCCGAAATGACTCTTCTAGACTTGGCATTCAAAGAAGCCTTAAGGATGCTTCCACCTATAGGCACTTTGCATAGGACTTGCGCAAGTCAATACACAATCAATCAACTCGGCATAACTATAGATCCAGGAGTCAGAATCGTTATTCCTGTGCAAGCATTACAAAacgatgaaaaatattttgaaaatcctGAACAATTTAAGCCAGAACGGTTTGCGACTGACGATAACGTACCGAAATACGTATATTTGCCGTTCGGAGAAGGACCTCGAGCTTGCATaggtatgttataattttatataacatctaaaaagtaaaaatttaaacaagtatataatttattactacatACCTGCTTAAATTTGTAACTCTGATtatagtattttgatttttgtgaTACTTTAGTGTTAGAGTTATTAGCCTTTTCACAGTCCGACATTTTGCGACCGTCAAaggatcaaaataaaataaatgtacagtacagtaacagtaacagcctgttaatgtcccactgctgggctaaggcctcctctcccttttgaggagaaggttgtggagcttattccaccacgctgctccaatgcgggttggtagaatacacatgtggcagaatttcaatgaaattagacacatgcaggtttcctcacgatgttttccttcaccgttaagcaggagatgaattataatcacaaattaagcacatgaaaatacagtggtgcttgcccgggtttgaacccacgatcatcggataagattcacgcgttctaaccactgggccaaaaataaatgtaaaaaatatatattattatattgtttcagGAGGTCGTTTGGGTCAAATGCAGTCACTAGCAGGACTTGCCGCACTGTTGCATAAGTTCTCGGTGGAACCATCAAAGAACACACATAGAAGATTGCGGATAAATCACCGCCTACACCTCGTGCAGGGCGTTAAAGGTGGCATACCATTAAAActgaaattaagaaatatataattatctagtTCTGTTATCTTAATTATGtgaacatacatatttaataccttcaatttattcgtaaaaaaatctagaaataagTCTTAGTGTGTAGTTAGTAACTACATTTATCAGCGTTGTATTTCTTATCATATCAATTAAACATCtcgacattattttattacagtggTCGAGATAAACAAGTCTTATTATCAAAATTAGAAAGAACATCATGTCATGTCtttcgaataaattaaaagaataagaCAATAATTTGATTGCATAGGTAGcactttacaattataaaagtataaaacttttaattaaaatgtaagtaattattattttataaacaatttatcaaCAGATGTGCAAAGAATAGGTAAccttaatagtaataaataataatctataaactaaaatatataaataggacaAAATTATAACCGAGTTAATAATTGCAGCCTAGCAGCATATACCtaacaaaaatacgtacgttattataacttttgatactcaaccgattttgatgcatTAAAGACTAAACAGAACCTTGaaatacatcttataataaatcagttttcaaagattagcctttttttttcgctggaaaaacgcatttacgtgtttcccccacatgaggtgggggggtatgtgggactagCCGGTACTGAAGgcgtcggaatacccactaaaaaaccagcggaacccactccgtcttgtcgaaggggcgtcacgggatcgcttgcgcatcctaccgtgacgcaccgacggttggcccgctcaagcgggcctccattcctagggggttctcggggtacggaGTACCCCCCTAACCCCAGCGGCGCTTACGATGGgggaagaaggtgcgcatagcgtcggcgcctccttccgggtcttcttcggcggagagAATCAGCGGCGGCTGACCTCGCCTCTCGCTCTCGCTCCGCGACCTCCTTCTGCAACAGGACACTTtcgcaaaaagagaccatctccatccaacacctctcgctgccaagcatagcgtcaatcacgctcggcagcgagatgTCTCCGCCAACTATCGCCGCTAGGGTATGTCTCTGGGGCCCCCAAGCAGCACACTCTTTCAAAGTGTGATGTGCCGTgtccagtggcgcaccacactcatggcaggagggtgatatctcccgcctcgctatcccgtgcaggtacttactgaaacagccgtgtccggtaagcacctgcgtcagtctAAACGTAAGTGTGCCGCTCCTTCTTGTTACCCAGTGATTCAAGCGggggcggatcgcctccactgtcgccaggcctgctgacgGGGAtcccagatcctcctcccatctgCGAATGAGAGCTTTTTGGGCTACAGACCTGATTCGCCCCACCTCCGCTGATCCTAGACGGTCGCCATTAGCCCTGGCTTCCACCCGTTCTAAGATTAGCCTGGGCAAACAgacacacaattttttttaaatgattgttaGCCATATTATCTTTACAAGAGAcaactatttttaaatcacagacagacaataattttatttatataaatagagtttatatatagatatatagatactAGATAGACGCTTATTAAACTAGCACTGGCAGCCCGAGACCACATTCGTACAATTTGTTTATTGTATTGAAGATGACAGCTGTGgacattttttatctgttctcTGGGTaattgtaacaatatattttgaattttgaaataattatttttgtcaaatgGATATATTTCTGTGATAATGTCGATGCAATACGTTAGAATTCACTACGGACCCAACGAATCATTTGGCACTGTTTCGCATAAACCACAAAAATTAAATGGTATACGAGGTAAATCAAATTATACCTATCTAGCATTAATTGTGGGAGGGAAGTGTCTTATGTTTAGATTTTTACTAAAGAAttaacttttcatttattaaaaacaattttaaaattttgaatagaGTATCTTCAAAGATTGGGCTTTCGTGTTAATCTCGTTCCCgtggaatatataaattactgcaTGTTGGAAATGTGTGGGCATGAGGTAAACTAACTTTAAgtacaatatattgttaataggcgaaacaataataattcattatctgtgctttttatgtatgaaataattttaaaacatccaTCCAAACATCTCGACAAGCTTTCACAGACTCCAGTCATGTGGCACGAAAGGGTTAAAGAaaggtgtttttttatagaatagcttcCGGATgcacatatgggccacctgatggtaattggtcaccaacgcccgtagatattgacattatatgtaattagaaatcgtttacatagccaatgcgccaccaaccttgggaactaatatgttatgtcccttgtgcctgtaattacactggctcactcacccttcaaaccggaacacaacaataccaagtactgcttttttgcggtagaatatctgatgagtgggtggttgtCGCATGtgtatgttatttaaaagttCAAGAAAcctctataaaatttattatagttataaataaataacgaccGTGTCACCTGACCAATACCCAAAGTCAGCGTaagaaacatattatatattttttagaaaaaaaataagaaactttT
This window encodes:
- the LOC126768348 gene encoding uncharacterized protein LOC126768348 translates to MFTLIVIVLVIAIYYYGTRNHDYWSKRNVKYDRPWPIFGNYFNYVFGIKSITVTTTELYKKYPNEKVVGNYCGNTPELIIRDPDIARDILNVDFAHFYLRGLGRDIKKEPLLQNIFNADGDLWKLVRQRLTPAFTTAKLKGMFPLIVKCAEKLHDLGDEIVAKGEECDVRDLMARFSTEFIGACGLGIEMDTMTNENSVFRNIGRELFNRSLHDLLLLGAYEILPEIRNSVVIFDKKLEKFFVDMITKVFKLRHYKPSGRNDFVDVVLDLAAKGKIKGESIEQRNPDGTPKEVELEMDQLCLIAQVFVFFAAGFETSSSSTSYVLHELAYNTDLQQRIQNEIDQVLTKYDNKLCYDAVAEMTLLDLAFKEALRMLPPIGTLHRTCASQYTINQLGITIDPGVRIVIPVQALQNDEKYFENPEQFKPERFATDDNVPKYVYLPFGEGPRACIGARLGQMQSLAGLAALLHKFSVEPSKDTHRRLQINHRLHVVQGVKGGIPLKLKLRNIFNNVLNKKLHSEYLKEMFTLIVLVLVIAIYYYGTRNHDYWSKRNVKYDRPWPIFGNYFNYVFGIKSIAVTTTELYKKYPNEKVVGNYCGNTPELIIRDPDIARDILNVDFAHFYLRGLGRDIKKEPLLQNIFSADGDLWKLVRQRLTPAFTTAKLKGMFPLIVKCAEKLHDLGDEIVAKGGECDVRDLMARFSTEFIGACGLGIEMDTMTNENSVFRNIGRELFNRSLHDLLLLGAYEILPEIRNSVVIFDKKLEKFFVDMITKVFKLRHYKPSGRNDFVDVVLDLAAKGKIKGESIEQRNPDGTPKEVELEMDQLCLIAQVFVFFAAGFETSSSSTSYVLHELAYNTDLQQRIQNEIDQVLTKYDNKLCYDAVAEMTLLDLAFKEALRMLPPIGTLHRTCASQYTINQLGITIDPGVRIVIPVQALQNDEKYFENPEQFKPERFATDDNVPKYVYLPFGEGPRACIGGRLGQMQSLAGLAALLHKFSVEPSKNTHRRLRINHRLHLVQGVKGGIPLKLKLRNI